Proteins co-encoded in one Candidatus Zixiibacteriota bacterium genomic window:
- a CDS encoding YeeE/YedE thiosulfate transporter family protein — protein sequence MGPLEITGPARLALGLVTGILFGFILQKGQVTRYQKIVSFFRWSDLTVQKVMFAAILSGMVGVYALHALGMVNLHIKPTLLAANVLGGLIFGAGMLLLGF from the coding sequence ATGGGTCCTCTGGAAATCACCGGGCCGGCAAGGCTGGCTCTCGGGCTCGTTACGGGAATCCTGTTCGGGTTCATCCTGCAAAAAGGTCAGGTGACCCGTTATCAGAAGATCGTCTCGTTCTTCCGCTGGAGCGACCTTACCGTCCAGAAGGTGATGTTCGCGGCGATCCTCTCCGGCATGGTCGGCGTTTACGCGCTGCACGCGCTGGGGATGGTGAACCTGCACATCAAACCGACGCTTCTCGCCGCGAACGTTCTCGGCGGTCTGATCTTCGGCGCCGGCATGCTGCTGCTCGGCTTTTGA
- a CDS encoding 4Fe-4S dicluster domain-containing protein: protein MNEPSEHVEKHERRDFLKLLVGGATAAVALATRPETVDAADSPKPLEELPDGESMILRMQGELRRALAKPVEKRRWVMVIDLRKCVGCSACTIGCVAENKLPPGVVYRPVMEEEVGEYPNVGRRFLPRLCNQCDNPPCVPVCPVKATYKRPDGIVEINYEQCIGCRYCLPACPYGARTADFGEFYTSGTPRAEPYEKLPSHEYGREWPREQDKSPVGNARKCHFCIHRLDAGMLPACVTTCIGYATYFGDANDPESLVSELIARPNAMRLKEELGTKPRVYYLV from the coding sequence ATGAACGAGCCAAGCGAACACGTTGAGAAGCACGAGCGCCGGGACTTTCTCAAGCTGTTAGTCGGCGGCGCCACGGCTGCGGTGGCGCTGGCGACCAGGCCGGAGACCGTCGACGCCGCCGATTCGCCGAAACCCCTCGAGGAGCTTCCCGATGGCGAAAGCATGATCCTGCGCATGCAGGGAGAGTTGCGCCGGGCCCTCGCCAAGCCGGTCGAGAAGCGTCGATGGGTCATGGTCATCGATCTGCGCAAATGCGTCGGCTGCTCGGCCTGCACCATAGGCTGTGTGGCGGAAAACAAGCTGCCGCCGGGCGTGGTCTATCGCCCGGTAATGGAAGAGGAGGTCGGCGAATATCCGAACGTCGGCCGCCGTTTCTTACCCAGGCTTTGCAACCAGTGCGACAACCCTCCCTGTGTGCCTGTTTGCCCCGTGAAGGCGACCTACAAGAGACCCGACGGAATCGTCGAAATCAACTACGAACAGTGCATCGGCTGCCGCTATTGCCTGCCGGCTTGCCCTTACGGCGCACGCACGGCGGACTTCGGCGAGTTCTACACGAGCGGCACACCGCGGGCGGAACCCTACGAGAAGCTGCCCAGCCACGAATATGGGAGAGAGTGGCCACGGGAACAGGACAAGTCCCCTGTCGGCAACGCGAGGAAGTGCCACTTTTGTATTCATCGCCTCGACGCCGGAATGCTTCCGGCGTGCGTGACGACCTGCATCGGCTATGCCACATACTTCGGCGACGCCAACGACCCGGAAAGTCTCGTCTCCGAGCTGATCGCCAGGCCCAACGCGATGCGCTTGAAGGAAGAGCTCGGCACCAAGCCGCGCGTTTACTACCTGGTCTGA
- a CDS encoding DNA-binding protein produces MKVLVSIAAMAFLFTAADSYAQRRPGMAWRGSGGWGPGSSYNRLYDQKNVETVSGEVVAVERITPGKGMSAGVHLRVKTDKETISVHLGPSWYLENQDVRIEPKDQVEVKGSRITFGGKPAIIAAEVKKGDDVLRLRDDSGFPVWSGWRRR; encoded by the coding sequence ATGAAGGTTCTCGTCTCCATTGCAGCCATGGCGTTTTTGTTCACCGCGGCCGATTCCTACGCGCAGCGCCGTCCCGGCATGGCCTGGCGCGGCAGCGGGGGGTGGGGTCCGGGAAGCTCGTACAACCGCCTGTACGACCAGAAAAACGTCGAGACTGTCAGCGGTGAGGTAGTGGCGGTAGAGCGCATCACGCCGGGGAAAGGGATGTCGGCGGGCGTCCATCTCAGAGTGAAAACGGACAAGGAGACGATCTCGGTTCACTTGGGACCGAGCTGGTATCTCGAAAATCAGGACGTAAGAATCGAACCCAAGGACCAGGTCGAGGTGAAGGGCTCCAGGATTACCTTCGGCGGCAAGCCGGCTATCATCGCGGCCGAAGTGAAAAAGGGCGACGACGTACTGAGGCTGCGGGACGACTCAGGCTTTCCGGTCTGGAGCGGCTGGCGGCGCCGTTAG